The Corvus moneduloides isolate bCorMon1 chromosome 1, bCorMon1.pri, whole genome shotgun sequence nucleotide sequence AGAGGAGTGCAGAATCTACCAAAAAACAGGATGCTCTTGGACTTGTTGTGTCTGATGAAGAAGTAGAAAGGGTGGTCAACCTTAAATTTCAGAACATGGCTAACAGGTGGACTTGTTACTTCTATAATgacagcagtagcagcagctgcCTCGGTGCCCTTCTCATCAACTGCAACAAAAGACTTGTGAAGAACTTTGGAGATTATCACTTTATCCTCAACCATTCCACTGAAATCAGCATTGATGCTGAAGGCATTGCGCATTCCCATCCCGATCAGATTACTACTGAGGTCATATCTCTCTTCCATTTTGAATTTAGGTAGGTACAGATCCACAAGAGTCTCGGTCATCTTCTTGGAATCAGTCCATTCGGACAGCTTCTCATACGTCAGTTCTCTTTCCAGCTAttgtttaagaaagaaaaggaacttggtgtttgcaggggaaaaacaATTAATTAACTATGAATTAATCAATTTTATGGCAATGTAAtgaattaaacatttaaaatagcaaatttaACATTTAGCTGAAAGCATGTAATAGAAACTGGTTTTACTGATGATCAGAGACAGGGTGTGCAACAAATATTTGAGTCTTAATGCTGCAAAGTTTTGAACAGCACCCTTTCCAAATTCATTGCAAAAGAGAGATGGGAAGGGCAATCAACGGCTGCCATCCCCCGTGGTagttctttcctctcttttactTCAGTCCTGATGTGAATAAAATTGCTGTGTGGCACGTGGTTTGGTCTAGCTCTATAAAAACAGGTGTTAATATTATTGAACATATTTCCTTGACAGCTTTGAAACAAAGTGCTTTCACTGCTACTCTGTGTCCTGGGCACTACACCACCAGATTTCAGCTCAGATCAAATGGAGGAAAGCATGAATGGTATAGACTCCAAGAATTCAACAATCTTGGAATTGTAGTAACTACAGTAGCAGATCTCATTATTGTAGCAAATGCAGTCTCACCAAAATCTTAGTTTTTCATAGAGCAGACAAAtggtgggagggagagggggagaaagagTGGGAACAATATGGAAATAACCTTCCAGCCCATGGAAAAAAGGTGTCATCTCAGGAAGAGCCTGTGTCTTCTTGTGGGATGGTGTCTTTCCTAAATGTGCAAGGAAGGGAGATTTAACCCTTACAGATCATGTAAGATTGGGTGTCAGTCAAGGGGCTACTGAAGAGCTGACCATCTGATGATGCAGTGTTGACTCTCTTCAGTTCCTACCAAACTAAGGGTGCTGAGCATGGAAGAACTTTCTTGGGATTAGATaagtattaaagaaaattaattcagctAGTGGAGGAGGCCAAACAGCATGACAGCGTGTCCTCAGAAAGGGAGATATGATTGTCAGCctaccctttttttttaatgactgagCAGTAATACGAAATGGTTGTAGCATGCTTTCTTACCTGTTCGAGACCCGTAGTGTTGTCTTTGATGTCATCAGGAAGGAGGATGAACATACTGAGTTCGCGTTGCATATATGGCAATTCAatcattttgaaattcattgTCTCCATGATGAGAACTGGAAATGTATTTCTCATGTACATCATCTTTACAGGCTTGGTCTTGTTCTGGAAATTATTCATTTATAAGTAAGAAATCATTCCTTGAATGGAAGGATGATGATGTCTCAGTGCAGTGCGGAGAGAGGAAACCTTTATGAGCAGCTTTTAAAACAGTGATTTATCATCCATTTCCCAAAGCTTTTCTTGACTGGACAATATTGCTTATCTTGGCATCTGTCCCAAAGCTTTTGGTGGGGGCTGAactgagagatttttctcttctccccaaAACATGCccaaggaggaaggagaaagagagtTAGAAATGTCTGTAGGGCTTAGGGGTATGGAGCAGGCGTGGGGTATGGCCTTACAACACTGGCAGAAAAACGGCTGTGGTTTAAGAGGATGAGTGTTGTGCAGTTTATCAGTTGTCTCCTCTGTCTGGTGATAAAAGGTGACCAGCTGATTGCTTGACAAAAGGTAACAGTAGTGTCAGAGCAAAAGGGCTTCTGATGAGAGGAGTTCCTGGCAAGCAGTCACCTTGTCAAGAGTATGTAACCTCCCTTAACATTTACATCCCTCCATTCAAGGAAGCAGACCATGTGTGCGTAATAATCAGGAGGCAGAAGGTACACTTTGTGGAAGTTGCACAGAGTTCTTGTCTGTAACTGTGAATTCATTAACATCTCTTCTGCATATATGCCATTAATACTGCTTCTAGTCTCATGCAGCCATGCACCAGTTCAGGGCACCCTGTTGCAGCTGTATCTGAGCAGGAATGGttgtgcccagcctggctgcacgGTGCAGAGGCCTGGTACCGTCCTCACCGGTGACACGCCACGTAGCTCCCATCCATGAAGCCTGGACTCTCAAAATCATTTTTTTACAATTTAGTCATTTTTAGCACTGTTTTATGAAAAGGTCATAAATTACTGTAGTGCTTTTGGAAACAATAGCTGTTATCTGGAGCTCACTAACATTTACCTGAGCACATCCTAATGCTTCAGTGAGCTGACCACTGACAGATTTTGCTGTAACCAGCTTTTCACAGTCTAGTTACCACAGGGATACCTAAAAGACTTACGAAATGGAAAGATTTCAGCAATAGCTGTTGTGATCTGGTTGTTTACAGCAAGACCAATACAGGAGGAACTTACCTTGCTCAGTCGGAAGGGTTGCACCTCTGTAGCTTCTGCCTTAAATTTCACTTCCCATTCTGCCTTGAAGTAAATGGCATTTATCAGGATCAGCTTGGTGGAGTTTGTCACATCTCGTGGACCCAGCAAAttcttgatttttccttttgaaaccAGAAGAGTCAGGTTTCATTCCGGCATAGCACAGTGAGGACATTTTGATCAGTTTTTCTCTCAGTTCAGCTTCTTAGTAAAAAGTCCACACCTCAGTGCCTTACTCCCTAAAATGCTCCCCTGACATAAATCAATGCATTTCTTTACAGACTCCAAAGCTGTTTACTGACCTGTCCTCCTGGCTAACTGACAGGCATTTACTCCTTCCTCCAAAAATGCCTCAACTTCATGGCAAGCAGCTAGAAGCAGAAAGCCTCGCTGGCTGGTTACACCAGGTAGAAGGAGGAACACCTCTGCCCAGTGCACGGTGGTACAACAAGGCAGGTATCCCCACCTGTCCTGGAGCGTGCTGGTGGGCAGAGGTGTCtctgccctctgctctgccagcagtgcATGGGTACAGCACCAGGGCACAGTTGTGCCTGAGGAGcggctgctgcagagcacagcagagtcAATGGGAATCTCCCCAAGGAGCTCACTGAGGTCCGGATCAGGTATTTGAAGCTGCTTAAATGTGCGGCTCTTTCTCTG carries:
- the LOC116447502 gene encoding heterochromatin-associated protein MENT-like, with the protein product MEVVSTSVGKFTVDLFNKLNETNKGKNIFFSPWSISAALALTYLGAKGTTATQMAEVLHFTQGAGAEASSSVARPSRGRPKRRKLDPENKQAADIHSGFKKVLSAINKPRSTYSLRSANRIYVEKTFLLVPTYIQLSKNYYKAEPHKINFKTAPEQSGKEINAWVEKQTEGKIKNLLGPRDVTNSTKLILINAIYFKAEWEVKFKAEATEVQPFRLSKNKTKPVKMMYMRNTFPVLIMETMNFKMIELPYMQRELSMFILLPDDIKDNTTGLEQLERELTYEKLSEWTDSKKMTETLVDLYLPKFKMEERYDLSSNLIGMGMRNAFSINADFSGMVEDKVIISKVLHKSFVAVDEKGTEAAAATAVIIEVTSPPVSHVLKFKVDHPFYFFIRHNKSKSILFFGRFCTPLE